A single region of the Capra hircus breed San Clemente chromosome 14, ASM170441v1, whole genome shotgun sequence genome encodes:
- the MRPL15 gene encoding 39S ribosomal protein L15, mitochondrial, giving the protein MAGPVRGAAGPWALDLLRALPRVSLANLRPNPGSRKPERRRRGQRRGRKCGRGHKGERQRGTRPRLGFEGGQTPFYLRIPKYGFNEGHSFRRQYQPLSLNRLQYLIDLGRVDPTQPIDLTQLVNGRGVTIQPSKRDCGVQLVEEGADTFKAKVNIEVQLASELAIAAIEKNGGVVTTAFYDPRSLEILCRPIPFFLRGQPIPKRMLPPEALVPYYTDARNRGYLADPARFPEARLELAKKYGYILPDITKDELFKMLSTRKDPRQIFFGLAPGWVVNMADKKILKPTDEKLLEYYSS; this is encoded by the exons ATGGCCGGCCCGGTGCGGGGCGCAgcagggccctgggccctggaCCTGCTTCGGGCCCTGCCTCGTGTGAGCCTGGCTAACCTGAGGCCGAACCCGGGCTCCAGGAAACCG GAAAGACGGCGAAGAGGTCAGAGAAGAGGTAGGAAGTGTGGCAGGGGCCACAAAGGAGAACGGCAGAGAGGAACCCGGCCCCGGCTGGGCTTTGAAGGAGGCCAGACTCCATTTTACCTTCGAATCCCCAAATACGGGTTTAATGAAGGACACAG CTTCAGACGCCAGTATCAGCCTTTGAGTCTCAATAGGCTGCAGTACCTGATTGACCTGGGCCGCGTCGATCCCACACAACCTATTGACTTAACCCAGCTGGTCAACGGGCGAGGTgttaccatccagccatctaaaaGGGACTGTGGAGTCCAGCTGGTAGAGGAG GGCGCTGACACCTTTAAGGCAAAAGTTAACATAGAAGTTCAGCTGGCTTCTGAGCTGGCCATCGCTGCCATTGAGAAGAACGGGGGTGTCGTCACGACCGCCTTCTACGACCCACGAAGCCTGG aaaTTCTATGCAGACCCATCCCATTCTTTCTCCGTGGACAGCCCATTCCCAAGCGGATGCTCCCCCCCGAGGCGTTAGTCCCCTACTACACTGACGCGAGGAATCGAGGCTACCTGGCAGATCCCGCCAGGTTTCCCGAAGCGAGACTGGAGCTTGCCAAGAAGTATGGCTATATTTTACCTGACATCACTAAAGACGAACTCTTCAAAATGCTCAGTACTCGAAAGGATCCACGGCAGATTTTCTTTGGTCTGGCTCCCGGATGGGTGGTGAACATGGCAGACAAGAAGATTCTGAAACCTACGGATGAGAAGCTGCTTGAGTACTACAGCTCCTGA